Genomic DNA from Lutibacter sp. A80:
GGTTTTGAAATGAAAACTCAAATATTAATGGTAATGTCAATCTTAAAGCAAAATTATTGCAGTGCAAAATACTTATACTATCTAGTTCCAGGTGAGGTAAAGAAAATTAAAACTGGTGATGGGAAAATAGAGGAGCAGGTTTTAATTACATCAAAACAAGAGTTTATAAATTCTTGGGAAATTGCAGTAAATAGTATAGATAAAACATTAAAATCTTTAAAAAATCCAAGAGAATTTGGAGCCATAACTAGTAAATTTTTACCATATCCATCTATAATTCCAGCCTTGTCAGCTATAAAAACGTTTGTAAAAAATTCAGATTATGAAAATAAAGCTGATATTTCCAGAAAAATAAAAAAATGGTATTGGGCATCTATATTTTTAAAGAGGTATTCAAGTTCAGTTGAAACTTCTTCTGCAAAAGATTTTATAGATTTAAAAAAATGGTTTTCTAATGATGACCTAGAAATAGATTGTGTTTCAGAATTTATAGGTTCTTATAAAACATTAGACTTACAAAAAGAAGCGAATAGTGGTTCAGCTATTTACAGAGCTGTTTTTAATCTTATAATTATTAATGGAGCTAGAGATTGGGATTCAAATGAATTACCTGAATATGATGATTTAGATGACCATCATATTGTACCTAAAAGTTGGGGTAAAAAAATGGGGATACCTAAAGAAATTAATAGCATTTTAAATAGAGCTCCGCTTTCAGGAGACACCAATAGAAATGTTTTAAAAGACCAACTTCCAAATGTTTATCTAAAAAATATGCTTATTAAAAATGATGAGGCAAAAGTATATGAGGTATTAGCATCACATCTAATAAGTAAAAAAGCTGTTGAAATTTTATTAAGAGAGGATTTTACAGTTGAAGATTACTATGAGTTTTTATTAGAACGAAAAGAAACAATCATCAATCAAATAAGCAAATCTATAATTGATGATTCTATAGAGTTACCAGAAGATTTGCAATTAATAAATAATAAAGTCGAAGAAATTGAACTTTCTTTAAGAGAATTAATTATAAATACACTTAACATTACTACCACCACTAATGTTAAAGAATTAATACCCCCTCATATTTTAGAAAAAATAAATCAAAAATTAAAGCGTGAAAGAAAAAGGAATCCTGCATTAGTTGAAGAAAATATTGAATTTCCTTCTTATTGGCTGCAATTTTTAGATTTACAGGAATTGCTTCAAATTATTACTTCTAAAGTACATTGGGAAGTTTTTAAAAATCAGTTTGGAACTATAGAAAAACTTAACATAGAATTTAATGATATGGCAAATCTTCGTAATGCTTTAAGGCATTCAAGAGAGGTAGATAGAATTACTAAAATGAAAGGAGAGGCTTCTTTAATGTGGCTTCAACAACAGTTAAAAATTTAATTATGCTTAACGAAAACACCATAGAACAAGCTTTTATAGAGCAATTAGCAAGTCAAGGTTACACGTATTATTATGGTCCAGATATTGCCCCATATAGTAATAATCCACAACGTAAAAGTTTTGAAAGTGTAGTTTTAGAACAGCAATTTCTAGCTGCATTGGAAAAACTAAACCCAGAATTGTCTGCATCAGCTATAACCGAAGCATCCCAAAAAGTGCTAAATTTAAGTAGTTTAGATGTAATGGAGAACAACGAGCGTTTCCATACATTACTAACCAATGGTGTTACAGTTGAATACACTAAACAAGGAGTTACAAAAGGTATTAATGTACAATTAGTAGATTTTAAAAACCCAGAAAAAAATGATTTTTGGGTAGTAAACCAACTAGTAATAAAAGAAAACAATATAGAGAAAAGGTTAGACGTTGTACTCTATATAAATGGTTTGCCATTAGTGGTTGTAGAGCTTAAGAATGCTACAGATGAAAAAGCTACAGTTAGAAAAGCATTTACGCAAATTCAGAATTATAAAAAAGCAGTACCAAGTATTTTTAATTACAATGCATTATGTGTAATTTCAGATGGAATAGATGCTAAAACATCTAGTTTATCAGCACCATTTTCTAGGTTTTTAACTTGGAAAGCTCCAGAAAACACTTCACAAGATATTTCAGTACAACAACCAAACCAGATAGCAATGGCGGCAGAGTCAGCTAGTTCTTATGGTTTAACTGAATTACAAGTACTCACCGAGCATATGTTGAACAAAAAAGTGCTGCTAAATTTAATTAGGTATTGCACTGTTTTTGAAGCAGAAGAAAATAAGGATAAGGAAACAGGGTTGGTATCTATTTCCAAAGTTAAAAAAGTAGCTGCATACCATCAGTATTATGCAGTTCAAAAAGCAGTTGAACAAACAATTAGAGCTACACATTCAGAAGATGGAGATAGAAAAGTTGGAGTAGTTTGGCATACACAAGGAAGTGGTAAATCCTTATCAATGGTTTTTTACAGTGGGCAAATTATTACGCATCCACAAATGAAAAATCCAACCATTGTTATTTTAACAGATAGAAATGATTTAGATGACCAATTATTTGGAACATTTGGAAATTGTGTTGGTTTATTAAGGCAAACTCCTGTACAAGCAACAAGTAGAGAACATATCAAAGAACTATTAAAAGTTTCTGGAGGTGGTGTAATATTTACAACCATTCAAAAATTCAGTCCAGAAGAAGGAAGTGTATATGATACTTTATCTGAAAGAACTAATATTGTGGTTGTAGCAGATGAAGCACACCGTAGCCAATATGGTTTTAAAGGTAGAATTGTTGATACTGAAGAAGGTTCAGAAATTAGATATGGAAATGCAAAATATATGCGTGATGCTTTACCAAATGCATCGTATATAGGTTTTACAGGAACACCTATTGAAAAAGAAGATAAATCTACACCAGCAGTTTTTGGAGATTATATAGATGTTTATGACATTAAACAAGCTGTAGATGATGGAGCAACTGTACCAATCAGCTACGAATCTAGATTGGTAAAAATAAAATTAGATGCTAAAGTTGGAAGTGATATTGACACGTTAGTTGATGAAATTTCTGGAGCAACAGAAGAACAACTAGAGAAATCTAAAAAGAAAAACGCTACCATAAATGCAATTGTAGGGCATCCAGATAGGTTAAAAGATGTGGCTGAAGATATTGTATTTCATTTTGAAGCTAGACAAAAAGTGTTTGAGGGGAAAGCAATGATTGTTGGAATGACACGTCAAATATGTGTTGATTTGTTTGCTCAAATTGTTAAATTAAAGCCAGAATGGCATAGTAAAGATTTAGATAAAGGAACAATTAAAGTAATTATGACCAGCTCCTCTGATGATCCAGAGAGTTTTCAACTACACCATACTACAAAAAACCAACGGAAAGAGTTGGCTATTAGAATGAAAGACCCTAATGATGAACTTAAATTAGTGATAGTTCGTGATATGTGGTTAACAGGATTTGATGCTCCAAGTATGCATACAATGTATGTAGATAAAAAAATGCAAGGAGCTAATTTAATGCAAGCTATTGCACGTGTTAATAGAGTTTATAAAGATAAGCCAGGAGGACTAATTGTAGATTATATTGGTATAGGTCAAGAATTACGTAATGCAATGGCAACCTATTTACAAAGTGGTGGAGAAGGAAAAGCTTTTGTTGATATTGCAGAAGCAATTGCATTAATGAAAGAGAAATTTGAAATAGTTGAACAAATGTTTCATAACTATGATTATAAATCATATTTCAAAGCAGAAACCAATAAAAAATTACAAATATTACTAGGTGCTCAAAACTTTATTTTAGGAGATAATAAATTACGAGATAGATTTTTAAAAGAAGTTACAAGTTTATCTAAGTTATTTGCAATGTCAATTCCTAGTTTTGAAGCAGATGTAATAAAAGATGAAGTTGCATTTTTTCAAGCTGTAAAAGCCAGAATTAATAAGTTTTCAAGTGTTGGAGTTAAATCAGATTACGAAGTAGACACAGCAATTAAACAAATAGTAGATGAAGCATTAAGTAGTGATGGTGTAATAGATGTATTTAAAGCAGCTGGAATTGAAGCTCCATCAGTAGGAATTTTGTCAGATGAATTTTTGTTGGAGGTAAAAAATATGCAACAAAAAAATGTAGCTTTTGAATTGTTGAAGAAGCTGTTGAGTGATGATGTTAGAGTG
This window encodes:
- a CDS encoding type I restriction endonuclease subunit R codes for the protein MLNENTIEQAFIEQLASQGYTYYYGPDIAPYSNNPQRKSFESVVLEQQFLAALEKLNPELSASAITEASQKVLNLSSLDVMENNERFHTLLTNGVTVEYTKQGVTKGINVQLVDFKNPEKNDFWVVNQLVIKENNIEKRLDVVLYINGLPLVVVELKNATDEKATVRKAFTQIQNYKKAVPSIFNYNALCVISDGIDAKTSSLSAPFSRFLTWKAPENTSQDISVQQPNQIAMAAESASSYGLTELQVLTEHMLNKKVLLNLIRYCTVFEAEENKDKETGLVSISKVKKVAAYHQYYAVQKAVEQTIRATHSEDGDRKVGVVWHTQGSGKSLSMVFYSGQIITHPQMKNPTIVILTDRNDLDDQLFGTFGNCVGLLRQTPVQATSREHIKELLKVSGGGVIFTTIQKFSPEEGSVYDTLSERTNIVVVADEAHRSQYGFKGRIVDTEEGSEIRYGNAKYMRDALPNASYIGFTGTPIEKEDKSTPAVFGDYIDVYDIKQAVDDGATVPISYESRLVKIKLDAKVGSDIDTLVDEISGATEEQLEKSKKKNATINAIVGHPDRLKDVAEDIVFHFEARQKVFEGKAMIVGMTRQICVDLFAQIVKLKPEWHSKDLDKGTIKVIMTSSSDDPESFQLHHTTKNQRKELAIRMKDPNDELKLVIVRDMWLTGFDAPSMHTMYVDKKMQGANLMQAIARVNRVYKDKPGGLIVDYIGIGQELRNAMATYLQSGGEGKAFVDIAEAIALMKEKFEIVEQMFHNYDYKSYFKAETNKKLQILLGAQNFILGDNKLRDRFLKEVTSLSKLFAMSIPSFEADVIKDEVAFFQAVKARINKFSSVGVKSDYEVDTAIKQIVDEALSSDGVIDVFKAAGIEAPSVGILSDEFLLEVKNMQQKNVAFELLKKLLSDDVRVRKTKNIAQAKKFSEMIESAVKKYHNNQIDSAQVLEELSAIAREMRLEDNKAGELGLSEEEYAFYSVLNHNDSTKMLDDHKMKELIHHIVDIIRKNATVDWSKRSDVRAKLRLTVRKILMRYGYPPDLARMEADRVLEQSELLAEELTRD
- a CDS encoding DUF262 domain-containing protein, which encodes MKNVQKPEKIHLGKLIKEIGKGRFVIPDFQREFDWEPWDVRDLIKSIFSDYYIGTLLLWEGNKETYKKMGCANLYAYNKEADPEYIVLDGQQRLSALHYAFFQPDVKFRKRKSRIYYFLKVNEFLNENYEEMIFYYQSTRYYDDLVNDREMQFEEHIFNFGIMQEGSWEIENWIKGYKNYWEIKAEEELDEELKSEYNVYVKNAKNLKDSFEDILDNYQVSYISLSKELELNKVCDIFTHINSKGKPLDTFDLLNSITRKEDIYLKDMYREASKEIDDISFPGFEMKTQILMVMSILKQNYCSAKYLYYLVPGEVKKIKTGDGKIEEQVLITSKQEFINSWEIAVNSIDKTLKSLKNPREFGAITSKFLPYPSIIPALSAIKTFVKNSDYENKADISRKIKKWYWASIFLKRYSSSVETSSAKDFIDLKKWFSNDDLEIDCVSEFIGSYKTLDLQKEANSGSAIYRAVFNLIIINGARDWDSNELPEYDDLDDHHIVPKSWGKKMGIPKEINSILNRAPLSGDTNRNVLKDQLPNVYLKNMLIKNDEAKVYEVLASHLISKKAVEILLREDFTVEDYYEFLLERKETIINQISKSIIDDSIELPEDLQLINNKVEEIELSLRELIINTLNITTTTNVKELIPPHILEKINQKLKRERKRNPALVEENIEFPSYWLQFLDLQELLQIITSKVHWEVFKNQFGTIEKLNIEFNDMANLRNALRHSREVDRITKMKGEASLMWLQQQLKI